Proteins from one Bos taurus isolate L1 Dominette 01449 registration number 42190680 breed Hereford chromosome 7, ARS-UCD2.0, whole genome shotgun sequence genomic window:
- the RARS1 gene encoding arginine--tRNA ligase, cytoplasmic, whose product MDALVAHCSARLLQQEKEIKFLTAEVDRLKNYSCSEASADLEKLREENLKLKYRLNILRKSLQAERNKPTKTMININSCLEEVFGCAIKAAYPVLENPPLIVTPSQQPKFGDYQCNSAMGICQMLKTKEQKVNPREIAENIVKHLPDNEYIEKVEIAGPGFINIHLRKGFVSQQLTNLLVNGVKIPSIGENKKVIVDFSSPNIAKEMHVGHLRSTIIGESMCRLFEFAGYNVLRLNHVGDWGTQFGMLIAHLQDKFPDYLTVSPPIGDLQAFYKESKKRFDTEEEFKKRAYQCVVLLQSKNPDIIKAWKLICDVSRQEFNKIYEALDISLIERGESFYQDRMHDIVKEFEDRGFVQVDDGRKIVFVPGCSVPLTIVKSDGGYTYDTSDLAAIKQRLFEEKADMIIYVVDNGQSLHFQTVFGAAQMIGWYDPAVTRVSHAGFGVVLGEDKKKFKTRSGETVRLIDLLEEGLKRSMDKLKEKERDKVLTTEELKAAQTSVAYGCIKYADLSHNRLNDYIFSFDKMLDDRGNTAAYLLYAFTRIRSIARLANIDEEMLRKAAHETEIILDHEKEWKLGRCILRFPEVLQKILDDLLLHTLCDYIYELATTFTEFYDSCYCVEKDRQSGEVLKVNMWRMLLCEAVAAVMAKGFDILGIKPVQRM is encoded by the exons ATGGACGCCTTAGTTGCTCATTGCTCCGCGCGGCTGCTGCAGCAG GAAAAAGAGATTAAGTTTCTGACTGCTGAAGTTGATCGGTTGAAAAACTACAGCTGTTCAGAAGCTTCTGCAGATTTGGAGAAGTTGcgggaagaaaatttaaaattaaagtatcGACTGAATATCCTTCGAAAA AGTCTTCAAGCAGAAAGGAACAAACCAACCAAAACTATGATTAACATTAATAGCTGCCTGGAAGAGGTCTTTGGTTGTGCCATTAAGGCTGCCTATCCAGTTTTGGAAAATCCTCCACTGATTGTGACTCCAAGTCAGCAGCCCAAGTTTGGGGACTATCAGTGTAATAGTGCTATGGGCATCTGTCAg ATGCTTAAAACCAAGGAACAGAAAGTTAATCCAAGAGAAATTGCTGAAAACATTGTCAAACACCTCCCAGACAATGAATATATTGAGAAAGTTGAAATTGCTGGTCCTG gTTTTATTAATATCCACTTAAGAAAGGGCTTTGTATCACAACAGTTGACCAATCTCTTGGTGAATGGTGTTAAAATACCTTCCATTGGAGAGAACAAAaag GTTATAGTTGACTTTTCCTCTCCCAACATAGCTAAAGAGATGCATGTAGGCCACCTTCGGTCAACAATCATAGGCGAGAGCATGTGCCGCCTCTTTGAGTTTGCAGGATATAACGTGCTGAG ATTAAACCATGTAGGAGACTGGGGAACCCAGTTTGGCATGCTCATTGCTCACCTGCAAGATAAATTTCCAGATTACCTAACAGTTTCACCTCCCATTGGGGATCTTCAGGCTTTTTATAAG GAATCCAAGAAGAGATTTGATACTGAGGAGGAATTTAAGAAGCGAGCATATCAGTGTGTTGTTTTGCTCCAGAGTAAAAATCCAGACATCATAAAAGCTTGGAAACTCATCTGTGATGTCTCCCGCCAAG AGTTTAATAAAATCTATGAGGCATTGGACATCTCTTTAATAGAGAGGGGAGAATCCTTCTATCAAGATAGGATGCATGATATTGTAAAGGAGTTTGAAGATAGAG gATTTGTGCAAGTGGACGATGGCAGAAAGATTGTGTTTGTTCCAGGATGTTCTGTACCATTAACCATAGTAAAATCGGATGGAGGTTATACCTATGATACATCTGACCTGGCTGCCATTAAACAAAGACTGTTTGAGGAAAAAGCAGATATGATCATCTATGTGGTGGACAATGGACAA tccttaCACTTCCAGACAGTATTTGGTGCTGCTCAAATGATTGGTTGGTATGACCCTGCCGTAACTCGAGTGTCTCATGCTGGATTTGGTGTGGTGCTGGGGGAAGACAA gaAGAAGTTTAAAACACGATCGGGTGAAACAGTGCGCCTCATTGACCTCCTGGAAGAAGGACTAAAACGCTCCATGGACaaattgaaggaaaaagaaagagacaag gTCTTAACCACAGAGGAATTGAAGGCTGCTCAGACCTCTGTTGCTTATGGCTGTATCAAATATGCTGATCTTTCCCATAACCGGCTGAATGACTACATCTTCTCCTTCGACAAAATGCTGGATGACAGAGGAAACACAGCGGCTTACTTGTTGTACGCCTTCACTAGAATCAG GTCAATTGCACGTCTGGCCAATATTGATGAAGAGATGCTCCGGAAAGCTGCTCACGAGACCGAAATCATTTTGGATCATGAGAAGGAATGGAAACTAGGCAGGTGCATTTTGCGGTTCCCTGAGGTTCTGCAGAAGATTCTAGATGACTTACTTCTCCACACTCTGTGTGATTATATCTATGAGCTGGCAACTACTTTCACAGAATTCTATGACAGCTGCTATTGTGTGGAGAAAGATCGGCAGAGTG GAGAAGTCCTGAAGGTGAACATGTGGCGTATGCTGCTGTGTGAAGCAGTTGCTGCTGTCATGGCTAAGGGGTTTGATATTCTGGGAATAAAACCTGTCCAAAGAATGTAA